A single region of the Podospora pseudopauciseta strain CBS 411.78 chromosome 1, whole genome shotgun sequence genome encodes:
- the ACR2 gene encoding DNA-directed RNA polymerase I subunit RPA2 (EggNog:ENOG503NV92; COG:K), with protein sequence MAPERTNTTWEHGYHTLRREKLFRNPPTDQTAYPALQEAVNPHIEAFNALFRNDGKPSLLDHAIAEIGTKTFLDGDERADPASRNKLTVRYKSVTLQKAQVAQSNKFAKRREIFPAECRERHVSYRGKLTAVLEYRINNGDAHEFVRELGQMPIMVKSNKCHLENNSPAQLVERKEESEELGGYFVINGIEKIIRLLLMNKRNFPLAITRPSFTNRGPSYTPHGIIVRSVRPDETSQTNVLHYLNDGNVTFRFSWRKNEYLVPVMMILKALVETNDREIFESLVGPPTSKGVENTFLTDRVELLLRTYKTYNLYTKKQTRAYLGQKFRVVLGVPDTMTDYEVGTEFLRKVVLVHLGCNDVTEEQDTDKFKMLLFMCRKLYALVAGDCAVDNPDAVQNQEILLGGFLYGMILKERLEDLLSTALRGALRDHLRRNPTDSFVSESFRKQFPGHIFRKTNENIGNALEYFLSTGNLQSPSGLDLQQVSGFTVVAEKLNFLRFISHFRMVHRGSFFAQLKTTTVRKLLPESWGFLCPVHTPDGSPCGLLNHFAHKCKITTKAADVSAVPGVLLELGVNNYSSAATTESVVVMLDGKVVGWCAPQNAKPLADTLRQLKVEGGHGIPLELEIGYVPTSNGGSYPGIYMASNTSRMVRPVKYLALNKEDMVGPYEQPYMSIACVEQEIVPGDSTHVEFDPTNILSILANMTPFSDFNQSPRNMYQCQMGKQTMGTPGAALAHRTDNKMYRIQTGQTPVVRSPLHNTYGFDNFPNGFNAVVAVISYTGYDMDDAMIINKSAHERGFGHGSIYKTKKISLKDDSRTRSSKTTTKMFGFAPGSPIRASDREMLDEDGLPYVGRLVREGDIIAAWHTVSADYSGKLVNRDGITHWERYKEAEDAFIEEVRVIGSDTGNEPLQTLSIKLRVPRSPVIGDKFSSRHGQKGVCSQKWPAVDMPFSETGIQPDVIINPHAFPSRMTIGMFVESLAGKAGALHGLAQDSTPFKFSEENMAADYFGHQLMKAGYNYHGNEPMYSGITGEEFMCDIYIGVVYYQRLRHMVNDKYQVRTTGPVVPTTGQPIKGRKKGGGIRVGEMERDALLAHGTAFLLQDRLLNCSDYSKSWICRNCGSFLAVQPTVSPFIGKRKQVGTVRCRNCAQRLDQIEDLDLMKLDGEIWEDGQGVQWIGGENTTMVVVPGALKYLDVELAAMGVKLKYNVDSKDQTRRSALRPTAPKLLPSGVAAA encoded by the exons ATGGCCCCCGAACGGACCAACACAACCTGGGAGCACGGGTACCACACACTTCGCCGAGAGAAGTTGTTTCGTAACCCTCCTACCGACCAAACCGCATACCCAGCACTTCAAGAGGCTGTCAACCCACACATCGAGGCTTTTAACGCTCTCTTCCGCAACGATGGCAAGCCAAGTTTGCTCGACCACGCCATCGCCGAGATAGGGACTAAGACGTTCCTCGATGGTGACGAAAGGGCCGATCCCGCGAGCAGAAACAAGTTGACGGTTCGCTACAAGAGTGTCACTCTCCAAAAAGCTCAGGTTGCACAGTCCAACAAGTTCGCAAAGAGACGAGAGATCTTTCCGGCCGAGTGCAGAGAGCGGCATGTCTCTTACCGAGGCAAACTCACAGCCGTTCTCGAGTACCGTATCAACAATGGCGACGCCCACGAGTTTGTCCGTGAGCTGGGGCAAATGCCCATCATGGTCAAG TCCAACAAGTGTCACTTGGAAAACAACAGCCCCGCGCAGCTCGTGGAGAGGAAAGAGGAGTCGGAAGAATTGGGCGGCTATTTCGTCATCAACGGTATCGAAAAGATTATCCGTCTGCTGCTCATGAACAAGAGGAACTTCCCTCTTGCCATCACCCGTCCTAGTTTCACGAACCGAGGTCCATCCTACACACCGCATGGTATCATAGTACGATCGGTCCGGCCAGACGAAACCTCACAGACCAATGTGCTCCATTACCTCAACGACGGCAATGTCACATTCAGATTCTCTTGGAGGAAGAATGAGTATCTTGTGCCAGTCATGATGATCTTGAAGGCACTCGTCGAGACCAACGATCGCGAGATCTTCGAGTCCTTGGTTGGcccacccacctccaagGGGGTGGAGAACACCTTCTTGACGGATCGTGTCGAGCTTCTCCTACGCACGTACAAGACCTACAATCTATACACCAAGAAGCAAACGCGAGCCTATCTCGGCCAAAAGTTTCGGGTCGTGCTCGGCGTGCCGGACACCATGACTGATTACGAGGTCGGCACCGAGTTCCTACGGAAGGTGGTTCTTGTTCACCTTGGCTGCAACGATGTCACAGAGGAGCAGGACACGGACAAGTTCAAAATGCTCTTGTTCATGTGCCGAAAGCTCTATGCCCTTGTCGCCGGCGATTGTGCCGTTGACAATCCTGACGCTGTCCAGAACCAAGAAATCTTGCTCGGCGGTTTCCTATACGGCATGATCTTAAAGGAGCGACTTGAGGACCTGCTGTCGACTGCGTTGAGGGGAGCACTACGCGACCATCTGAGGCGCAACCCAACCGACTCGTTTGTCTCTGAGAGTTTCAGAAAGCAGTTCCCAGGGCACATCTTCCGCAAGACGAACGAGAACATCGGTAACGCTTTGGAGTATTTCCTTTCGACGGGCAATCTGCAGAGTCCTTCCGGCCTTGATCTTCAGCAGGTGTCTGGTTTTACCGTTGTGGCAGAAAAGCTCAACTTCCTTCGTTTCATCAGTCACTTCCGCATGGTCCATCGTGGTAGTTTCTTCGCGCAGCTCAAGACCACCACGGTCCGTAAGCTGCTGCCAGAGTCCTGGGGCTTCCTCTGTCCCGTCCACACTCCTGATGGTTCGCCCTGTGGGTTGTTAAATCACTTTGCTCACAAGTGCAAAATCACCACGAAAGCCGCTGATGTCTCGGCCGTCCCTggggtgctgctggagctcGGAGTCAACAACTATTCCTCAGCCGCCACTACTGAAAGCGTGGTAGTGATGCTTGACGGCAAGGTTGTAGGCTGGTGTGCTCCACAGAACGCCAAGCCTCTCGCCGACACCTTGCGACAGCTGAAGGTCGAGGGTGGCCATGGGATTCCCCTTGAGCTTGAGATTGGTTATGTTCCCACCTCCAATGGCGGCTCGTACCCAGGTATCTACATGGCATCCAACACCTCGAGGATGGTCCGGCCCGTGAAGTACCTCGCTCTGAACAAGGAGGATATGGTAGGTCCTTACGAGCAGCCTTACATGTCGATTGCTTGCGTAGAACAAGAAATTGTTCCTGGCGATTCGACTCACGTCGAGTTTGATCCGACCAACATCCTGTCCATTCTGGCCAACATGACACCATTCTCGGATTTTAACCAGTCTCCCCGTAACATGTACCAATGTCAGATGGGTAAGCAAACTATGGGCACACCAGGCGCAGCACTCGCGCATCGGACGGACAACAAAATGTACCGCATTCAAACCGGTCAAACACCAGTCGTCCGATCACCACTGCACAACACATATGGTTTCGACAACTTCCCCAACGGATTCAACGCCGTGGTTGCCGTCATTTCCTATACCGGTTACGACATGGACGACGCCATGATTATCAACAAATCAGCGCACGAACGTGGTTTTGGCCACGGTAGCATCTacaagaccaagaagatcAGTCTGAAGGATGACTCGAGGACACGCAGCtccaagaccaccaccaaaatgTTTGGGTTTGCTCCGGGAAGCCCCATCCGGGCGTCTGATCGGGAGATGCTCGACGAGGACGGACTGCCCTATGTTGGCCGGCTGGTCAGGGAAGGCGATATCATCGCCGCCTGGCACACCGTTTCGGCCGACTACTCGGGTAAGCTGGTGAACCGGGATGGTATCACGCATTGGGAGCGATACAAAGAGGCCGAAGATGCCTTCATTGAGGAGGTTCGCGTGATTGGCAGCGACACTGGAAACGAGCCTCTCCAGACTCTCTCGATCAAGCTTCGCGTTCCCAGATCTCCGGTCATCGGCGACAAGTTCTCTTCTCGTCACGGTCAGAAGGGCGTTTGCTCGCAGAAGTGGCCTGCTGTCGACATGCCCTTTTCGGAGACGGGCATCCAGCCTGatgtcatcatcaaccctcACGCTTTCCCGTCCCGCATGACAATTGGCATGTTTGTCGAGTCTCTTGCAGGCAAGGCAGGCGCGCTACATGGTCTTGCTCAGGACTCGACGCCGTTCAAGTTCAGCGAGGAGAACATGGCGGCCGACTACTTTGGGCATCAGCTGATGAAGGCTGGCTACAACTACCACGGAAACGAGCCCATGTATTCCGGCATCACGGGCGAGGAGTTCATGTGCGACATTTACATTGGTGTTGTCTACTACCAGAGACTGAGACACATGGTAAACGACAAGTACCAGGTCCGTACGACTGGTCCAGTCGTGCCGACAACCGGACAGCCGATCAAGGGCCGTAAGAAGGGTGGTGGTATCCGTGTGGGAGAAATGGAGCGCGATGCTCTGTTGGCGCACGGCACGGCCTTCTTGCTCCAGGATCGCCTGCTCAACTGCTCCGATTATTCCAAGTCGTGGATCTGCCGAAACTGCGGGTCATTCCTGGCCGTGCAGCCGACGGTATCTCCGTTTATTGGAAAGCGAAAGCAAGTCGGCACTGTGCGCTGCCGAAATTGCGCGCAGCGTCTGGACCAGATCGAGGACCTGGACCTCATGAAGCTGGATGGCGAGATTTGGGAGGACGGGCAAGGCGTCCAATGGATTGGTGGAGAGAACACcaccatggtggtggtcccTGGTGCGCTCAAGTACCTGGATGTCGAGCTTGCGGCAATGGGCGTCAAGCTCAAGTATAACGTGGACAGCAAAGATCAGACACGGAGAAGTGCCCTGAGACCAACAGCGCCCAAGCTGCTTCCGAGTGGTGTGGCTGCGGCTTAA
- a CDS encoding hypothetical protein (COG:U; EggNog:ENOG503NWXM) translates to MAGLFKRVYDWLLRTFWATEMDVTMIGLQNAGKTSLLRVLSGGEFAIDSIPTVGFNMKRLQRGHVTLKCWDLGGQPRFRPMWERYCRNVNAIVFIVDIADVDVLPMAREELHSLMSQPSLDGIPLLVLGNKSDLPNKLTVDELIDAMDLKNIAHREVSCYGISAKEETNLEAVLQWLMKFANSKK, encoded by the exons ATGGCGGGGTTATTCAAGCGAGTGTACGACTGGCTGTTACGGACCTTCTG GGCCACCGAAATGGACGTCACCATGATCGGTCTGCAGAATGCGGGCAAAACATCTCTGCTTCGGGTGCTGTCG GGCGGAGAGTTTGCCATAGA CTCGATACCGACAGTGGGCTTCAACATGAAGCGGTTGCAACGGGGGCATGTGACGCTCAAGTGCTGGGACTTGGGTGGGCAACCCCGCTTCCGTCCAATGTGGGAGCGATATTGCCGGAATGTCAACGCTATCGTGTTCATTGTCGATATTGCCGACGTGGATGTGCTTCCCATGGCCCGCGAAGAGCTACACTCATTAATGAGCCAGCCAAGCCTGGATGGTATTCCATTGCTTGTTCTCGGAAACAAGTCGGATCTTCCAAACAAGCTCACTGTGGATGAGCTCATCGACGCCATGGATCTTAAGAACATTGCGCATCGAGAGGTGTCGTGCTATGGCATCTCGGCAAAGGAGGAAACCAATCTGGAGGCGGTTCTCCAGTGGCTGATGAAGTTTGCCAACAG CAAAAAATGA
- a CDS encoding hypothetical protein (EggNog:ENOG503P0KX), producing MFEKAGIVALQMPKLDVMELWNGRRGLACVFRYQASRDRAGHNAKITWRSTWPLELEPRVCKAWAAVAVKRDKREGEFDVVKDPEILNFGEDEIRSHGDAIHHLQLVSEVMRPVSLWQISRGF from the exons ATGTTTGAGAAGGCCGGCATCGTGGCGCTACAAATGCCAAAACTAGACGTCATGGAGCTGTGGAACGGCAGAAGGGGTCTCGCTTGTGTCTTCCGGTATCAAGCCTCTAGGGATCGCGCAGGCCACAACGCAAAAATCACATGGCGAAGCACCTGGCCTCTGGAGTTGGAACCCCGTGTGTGTAAGGCCTGGGCGGCAGTGGCAGTCAAACGTGACAAGCGGGAGGGAGAGTTCGACGTCGTCAAAGACCCGGAGATCCTGAATTTTGGGGAGGACGAGATCAGGTCACACGGGGATGCGATCCATCATTTGCAGCTTGTGAGCGAGGTGATGCGCCCGGTGTCGTTGTGGCAGATCAG TCGCGGTTTTTGA
- a CDS encoding hypothetical protein (EggNog:ENOG503P0KX) yields the protein METKRTGWWSCPQEIQDMILNEVSRDRNSSIAHCAAVCRSWQQVIEKKTFARLTVTLKRLGDFSNMTKERRHLIKNVWLSIDCAAVGRPTDFALYKTISSLLLELSKWEARGEFHLEISVRWAADSHQCFQYLQTGSDSHHREEPDRTISPADHSEPARRLHSHCLMHLFARLYHASIRCLFPADFPSVPAVTSLLVRRQTKCEWISREGFNRLLDLLPNLQQIHYEPWRSLEDRNSVLNTRITVERLHRATFCHNLAKVVVFGDFNEDFDECWRADRRWHRVPISSSRTNPRMASPEIGQAFAQISRPLVHLSLSFAADASDFFETCQRS from the exons ATGGAGACAAAACGGACTGGCTGGTGGTCCTGCCCCCAGGAAATTCAGGATATGATCCTCAACGAGGTTTCCAGGGACAGAAACAGCTCCATCGCTCATTGTGCCGCTGTTTGTAGGAGCTGGCAACAAGTCATCGAGAAGAAAACTTTCGCCCGACTGACAGTTACCTTGAAGAGATTGGGCGACTTCAGTAACATGACCAAAGAGCGACGGCATCTTATCAAAAACGTCTGGCTTTCCATTGACTGCGCAGCAGTTGGCCGGCCTACAGACTTTGCGCTCTACAAGACTATCAGCTCCCTGCTCCTGGAGCTTAGCAAATGGGAAGCTCGTGGGGAGTTTCACCTCGAGATCAGTGTTCGCTGGGCAGCAGACTCGCACCAGTGCTTTCAGTATCTCCAGACTGGCTCGGATTCCCACCATAGGGAAGAGCCGGACCGTACAATTTCTCCCGCCGATCACAGCGAACCAGCTCGACGTCTTCATTCCCACTGTTTAATGCATCTATTTGCGCGGCTATATCATGCTTCGATCCGTTGTCTCTTTCCCGCAGACTTCCCTTCAGTACCAGCTGTCACTAGCCTCCTAGTGCGTCGGCAGACGAAATGCGAATGGATTAGCAGGGAAGGCTTCAATCGCCTTCTTGATCTGCTTCCTAATCTGCAGCAGATTCACTATGAGCCTTGGAGATCCCTGGAAGACAGGAATTCAGTTCTCAACACTCGCATCACAGTAGAAC GACTGCACAGAGCTACCTTCTGCCACAATCTAGCCAAAGTCGTGGTTTTCGGTGACTTCAACGAAGACTTCGATGAGTGCTGGCGTGCGGATAGGCGATGGCACCGCGTACCTATATCGTCAAGTCGGACAAACCCTCGCATGGCATCACCAGAGATCGGACAGGCTTTTGCCCAAATCTCTCGCCCCCTCGTCCATCTTTCATTGTCATTTGCAGCAGATGCAAGTGACTTCTTCGAAACCTGTCAGCGCAGCTGA
- a CDS encoding hypothetical protein (COG:S; EggNog:ENOG503NZ92), with the protein MKLAMASVIVLRLFILANLVTFCLGHHYHHQQQQQPRPTAYNYGFDVHRRVKRQLAEPLTTVVRGDAGQQAGDVQVRREIRELEQDRDVWTLYLLGMSMMQFTDQMEPTSWYGITGIHGMPHQTWGGVRPTPGNEETGYCTHSSILFPTWHRPYLALYEQVLTNVMRMIANWWPDDQKQRYLDAVQRFRIPYWDWATYPPSDGSVLPTSVGGSPFVDVDGPNGVQRIANPLFSYTFRPLNTTAFRQAPWNTWTETLRGPTNWGPGAQSNNSMVAMTIDQNQRSLSQRLYILFSNYGNYSRFSNNAWIPFVNNASYDSLESLHDTVHTLAGGGGMGMPNIQGGHMSFIPYSAFDPIFFLHHTMVDRIFAMWQTLYPQSWVAPTAAVLNSYTTSRGQIQDSQTPLTPFFADANGGFWTSDSVRDFTKFGYTYTELTDLASASNAQAGVRRAINRLYGASSPANMFLRELRAQGIKGGRGKGASSRIGQQSSSKHRPAGREVGGLQDDSYREWIVNIRAKKQALDGPYSIYFFFGTPPEDKADWAQAENHVGAMGVFAADGTGMGGMREAMKELEVSGTVPLTTGLIGAVERGRLEGLSQAEVVKFLREELVVVVLGSGGREYGVLDVEGLRLGVRSFSVKLPQSEDELPVWGEEVVGFDLL; encoded by the exons ATGAAGTTAGCAATGGCCTCCGTCATTGTCCTTCGgctcttcatcctcgccaacctcgtCACTTTCTGCCTCggccaccactaccaccaccaacaacaacaacaaccaagacCCACAGCCTACAACTATGGGTTCGACGTCCACAGGCGGGTGAAGCGGCAGCTTGCGGAACCTCTGACGACGGTAGTGAGGGGGGATGCTGGCCAGCAGGCGGGGGACGTACAAGTGCGGAGGGAGATTagggagctggagcaggACAGGGACGTGTGGACGTTGTACCTGCTGGGGATGAGCATGATGCAGTTTACGGATCAGATGGAGCCTACGTCGTGGTATGGGATTACAG GTATCCATGGAATGCCGCACCAGACATGGGGTGGTGTGCGACCGACGCCTGGGAATGAGGAGACTGGGTATTGTACGCACTCTTCGATATTGTTTCCTACTTGGCACCGGCCTTATCTGGCTTTGTACGAG CAAGTCTTGACAAATGTTATGCGGATGATTGCAAATTGGTGGCCCGATGATCAGAAGCAGCGCTATCTCGACGCTGTCCAGCGGTTTCGAATACCTTATTGGGATTGGGCTACCTACCCGCCCTCTGACGGAAGTGTGCTCCCCACGAGCGTGGGTGGGAGTCCCTTTGTCGATGTAGATGGTCCGAATGGCGTTCAGCGGATAGCAAACCCTCTGTTCAGTTACACGTTTCGGCCTCTGAATACTACTGCTTTCAGACAGGCACCG TGGAATACCTGGACTGAGACCCTGAGAGGTCCAACTAATTGGGGTCCCGGAGCCCAGTCGAACAACTCCATGGTGGCCATGACGATCGATCAGAACCAACGGTCACTCAGCCAACGGCTCTACATTTTGTTCTCGAACTATGGTAACTACAGCAGGTTCAGCAACAATGCCTGGATCCCTTTTGTCAATAACGCCTCGTATGATTCCCTCGAGTCTCTCCATGACACGGTCCATACTCttgctggcggtggtggtatgGGTATGCCAAATATCCAGGGCGGCCACATGTCGTTCATACCTTACTCGGCCTTTGACCCTATCTTCTTTCTACACCACACCATGGTGGACCGTATCTTTGCCATGTGGCAGACATTGTACCCACAATCATGGGTGGCGCCTACCGCGGCGGTTCTGAATTCATACACGACCTCTCGAGGCCAGATTCAAGACTCACAGACACCGCTCACCCCGTTCTTTGCTGATGCCAATGGGGGGTTTTGGACGTCGGATAGCGTCAGAGACTTCACCAAATTCGGGTACACTTACACTGAGCTGACGGACCTTGCGAGTGCGAGTAATGCCCAAGCTGGTGTACGACGGGCTATTAACCGTTTGTACGGGGCGTCAAGTCCAGCCAACATGTTTCTGAGGGAGCTTCGAGCCCAAGGCATCAAGGGTGGCcgggggaagggggcgtCTTCGAGAATAGGACAGCAGTCATCATCAAAGCATCGTCCTGCTGGTAGGGAAGTTGGAGGACTCCAAGATGACAGCTACCGAGAGTGGATTGTGAATATCCGAGCCAAGAAGCAAGCATTGGATGGGCCGTATTCCATTTATTTCTTCTTTGGGACCCCACCGGAGGACAAGGCGGACTGGGCGCAGGCAGAGAATCATGTTGGTGCCATGGGGGTGTTTGCTGCCGACGGGACCGGGATGGGAGGCATGAGGGAGGCGatgaaggagttggaggttAGTGGTACGGTGCCGTTGACTACGGGCTTGATTGGGGCTGTTGAAAGGGGGAGATTGGAGGGGTTGAGCCAAGCGGAAGTGGTAAAgtttttgagggaggagctggtggttgttgttttggggtcgggggggagggagtatgGAGTTTTGGATGTGGAGggcttgaggttgggggtgaggagttTTAGCGTTAAATTGCCGCAGAGTGAGGATGAGCTGCctgtttggggggaggaggtggtgggttttGATTTGTTGTAG
- a CDS encoding hypothetical protein (EggNog:ENOG503P6PY; COG:S): protein MAPLVSDQLEKRQSCPSGYYYDRGYCYRNSAWSWWGRWVFAGLAVLFVLLVFALLFRNSRRRRKQGARPLYGTGWMAPAPQYYPPPPQYTPQDQNPAPPGGYKYNGNDGYYGNPQAGSSQYGSPGPYSNQATGPYGQQEGIQLQQPEHAYHRGGDADYAPPPGPPPNAATKP, encoded by the exons ATGGCTCCGCTCGTCTCTGATCAGCTGGAGAAACGCCAGTC TTGTCCTTCAGGGTACTATTACGACAGGGGTTACTGCTACCGCAACAGCGCCTGGAGCTGGTGGGGACGATGGGTATTCGCAGGTCTCGCCGTTCTCTTCGTTCTTTTGGTGTTCGCGCTTCTCTT CCGTAACTCACGCCGCAGAAGAAAACAAGGCGCCCGACCACTCTACGGCACCGGCTGGATGGCACCCGCACCGCAGTACtacccacctcctcctcagtaCACCCCTCAAGACCAGaatcctgctcctccaggcGGGTACAAGTACAACGGGAACGATGGGTACTATGGCAATCCTCAAGCTGGAAGTAGTCAATATGGCAGCCCGGGTCCTTATAGTAACCAGGCGACGGGCCCCTACGGTCAGCAAGAGGGCATTCAGCTTCAGCAACCCGAGCATGCTTATCACCGTGGAGGTGACGCCGATtatgcccctcctcccggaCCTCCGCCCAATGCCGCCACCAAGCCTTAA
- the RPS16 gene encoding 40S ribosomal protein S16 (EggNog:ENOG503P1RZ; COG:J): protein MANEKKAVQVFGKKKNATAVARAVEGRGLIKVNGKPLKLFAPEILRAKLYEPILILGTENFAAIDIRIKVAGGGHTSQVYAVRQAIAKAVVAYYAKYIDEHTKNVLKSSLIQFDRSLLVADPRRCEPKKFGGKGARSRFQKSYR from the exons ATGGCGAACGAAAAGAAGGCCGTCCAGGTGtttggcaagaagaagaatgccACAG CCGTCGCTCGCGCTGTGGAGGGCCGTGGCCTCATCAAGGTCAACGGCAAGCCTCTGAAGCTTTTCGCCCCCGAGATCCTCCGGGCCAAGCTCTACGAGCCCATCCTCATTCTCGGCACCGAGAACTTCGCTGCCATCGATATCAGAATCAAggtcgctggtggtggtcacACTTCGCAGGTTTACGCTGTGCGCCAGGCT ATTGCCAAGGCTGTT GTCGCCTACTACGCCAAGTACATCGACGAGCACACCAAGAACGTCCTGAAGAGCTCCCTCATCCAGTTCGACCGCagcctcctcgtcgccgaTCCCCGTCGGTGCGAGCCCAAGAAGTTCGGTGGTAAGGGTGCCCGCTCCAGATTCCAGAAGTCTTACCGTTAA